Proteins encoded in a region of the Canis lupus familiaris isolate Mischka breed German Shepherd chromosome 1, alternate assembly UU_Cfam_GSD_1.0, whole genome shotgun sequence genome:
- the SSC5D gene encoding soluble scavenger receptor cysteine-rich domain-containing protein SSC5D isoform X2 has product MRVLACLLVALMGIQAVERLRLADGPHGCAGRLEVWHGGRWGTVCDDGWDLRDAAVACRELGCGGALAAPGGAFFGEGAGPVWLSELACRGSEGQLELCPHRGWKAHICSHEEDAGVVCAGQRVANSRDGDDPPLILEGDPWPGLSGELSPSSEGPPVTHGPRPAGTPQNSSRKKSPRPLKQAKSTRAPLLTAGVPRQERLRLVSGPHGCSGRLEVWHGGRWGTVCDDGWDLRDAAVACRELGCGGALAAPGGARFGPGSGPVWMDDVGCGGGEQALRDCPRSPWGRSNCDHSEDAGLVCTGPAPRLRLADGPHGCAGRLEVWHGGRWGTVCDDAWDLRDASVACWELGCGAALAAPGGAFFGEGAGPILLDDLRCRGNETALRFCPARPWGQHDCHHREDAGAVCDGMPIGYIPPTAPAVDSNHSLPREAASRPPGPTGSQAPGTAGISPPPASPTAPREPGPEAGSPQLRLVAGPSRCSGRLEVWHSGRWGTVCDDSWDLQDSAVVCRELGCGRARQQDPAAGRFGWGAGPIWLDDVGCLGTEASLLDCPAAPWGKHNCAHNEDVGVTCTETSGLDSISDPFSWSWIPGLGRDPDAWLPGELATKPPARLTPSVPEKTTTKAPGKTPKSTKKWVTKNARRPTTQPPVIPTTKHSRVLGTQRPPELTSWPTTTLTTEASRRTVSESTAKLTTEVPHRITPHTTATRTPRTPREQTSKTVATSTTRGPQEMASEAMVKRIPLDSMDPSTETPAQGSPESSKDLAPSPTGGTAGGSGPFRVRLADGPNRCAGRLEVWHAGRWGTVCDDSWDLRDSTVACWELGCGRVRPRVGKTHYGPGTGPIWLDDVGCKGIEASLSDCPAGAWGQHNCDHEEDVGLTCTGYADEDDYPPWTWDPTSGEDLAKGTTTAGVPGHTLSWSSTKSPGAPSPATRRLPDTGDEDSYEPSRTWDISSGGALPKGTPTGGIPGPTLTTGTTRSPGHPSSTPKISGDTGSLRKLWRLWPERRPQRPTAARTAPPAPSSAPSASPEPPDPPVTSDSVPTLIPQAASTRKVTSDPPDTLSPRPDLASRMNSDLTSITPGLTLSTPDAAVIPALTPDLSPTPLPTLPKESTSGPSVPAVVTHLFTTSELTPESDKTPNLDTAPYPNTVPDHSRSPDPSTSLYPTGTLHSTLKSHPSTSQYTTIPHSTRTPHSITPPQPTTTPQFTIFPQPTITPQPTSPQPTTIPQPTTSPQPTTTSQPTTSPQPTTTPQPTTTLQPTTTPQSTAAQLATTPHPLTIPYPATTPHSITSTHPAMTADPTSTPMITIKSTLTSLGTELFSPTPAPTVKPSFHPWLTSTGALHLSTSQMSSLAPFLTSESSRSRPSPALSMDTLSTEDFKPPRRQSPRPTPPPPQTPHSASDPTVTSDLHLSSMAHPSDQPPPDDLTPRSNPGQSPDPLGPCVVPTPPLRVMACEPPALVELVAAVRDMGGQLQRLTQVLEQEQQQRQALGLGLTQLVEATRGLGQLGEVVKRLAERAWPPNTFAPTTTTPEEEERPLRGDV; this is encoded by the exons ATGAGGGTCTTGGCCTGCCTCCTTG TGGCTCTGATGGGGATCCAGGCTGTGG AGCGGCTGCGTCTGGCCGATGGTCCCCATGGGTGTGCAGGCCGCCTGGAGGTGTGGCACGGCGGGCGCTGGGGGACAGTGTGCGATGACGGATGGGACCTGCGGGACGCTGCCGTGGCCTGCCGGGAGCTGGGCTGTGGGGGTGCACTGGCCGCCCCCGGAGGTGCCTTCTTTGGGGAGGGCGCGGGGCCCGTGTGGCTGAGCGAGCTGGCCTGCCGGGGCAGTGAGGGGCAGCTGGAGCTCTGCCCCCACCGGGGCTGGAAGGCCCACATTTGCTCCCATGAGGAGGATGCGGGCGTCGTCTGTGCAG GTCAGCGTGTGGCCAACTCAAGGGACGGGGACGACCCACCATTGATCCTGGAGGGGGACCCCTGGCCAGGGCTGTCTGGGGAGCTGAGCCCTAGCTCTGAGGGGCCTCCTGTGACCCATG GCCCCCGCCCAGCTGGGACCCCACAGAACAGCTCCAGGAAGAAGAGCCCACGGCCACTCAAGCAAGCCAAGTCCACCAGGGCCCCTCTGTTGACTGCTGGAGTCCCCCGACAGG AGCGGCTGCGCCTTGTCTCAGGCCCCCACGGGTGCTCCGGTCGCCTGGAGGTGTGGCACGGTGGGCGCTGGGGGACGGTGTGCGATGACGGATGGGACCTGAGGGACGCCGCTGTGGCCTGCCGGGAGCTGGGCTGTGGGGGCGCGCTGGCTGCCCCTGGAGGCGCCAGATTCGGCCCAGGCTCAGGGCCTGTGTGGATGGATGATGTGGGCTGTGGAGGCGGAGAGCAAGCTCTGCGGGACTGTCCCCGAAGCCCTTGGGGTCGGAGCAATTGTGACCACAGCGAGGATGCAGGGCTGGTCTGCACAG GCCCGGCCCCACGGCTCCGCCTGGCTGATGGTCCCCATGGGTGTGCGGGCCGCCTGGAGGTGTGGCACGGCGGGCGCTGGGGGACAGTGTGCGACGATGCCTGGGACCTGCGGGACGCCTCTGTGGCCTGCTGGGAGCTAGGCTGCGGGGCTGCACTGGCTGCCCCCGGAGGCGCCTTctttggggagggggctgggcccaTCCTCCTGGACGACCTCCGGTGTCGGGGTAACGAGACGGCCCTGCGATTTTGCCCAGCGCGGCCCTGGGGCCAGCATGACTGCCACCACCGGGAGGACGCAGGGGCCGTGTGTGATG GTATGCCTATTGGATACATCCCTCCCACGGCCCCGGCAGTGGACAGCAACCACTCTTTGCCCAGGGAGGCAGCATCCCGGCCCCcaggccccacagggagccaggcCCCAGGAACCGCCGGCATCTCgcctcctcccgcctcccccactgcccctcgGGAGCCTGGACCAGAAGCTG GGTCCCCCCAACTTCGCCTGGTGGCAGGGCCCAGCAGGTGTTCAGGCCGGCTGGAGGTGTGGCATAGTGGGCGCTGGGGGACGGTGTGTGACGACAGCTGGGACCTACAGGACTCAGCTGTGGTCTGCCGGGAGCTGGGGTGTGGCAGAGCTCGGCAGCAGGACCCCGCAGCTGGTCGCTTTGGCTGGGGGGCTGGCCCCATCTGGCTGGACGACGTGGGGTGCCTGGGGACTGAGGCTTCACTCTTGGACTGCCCCGCTGCACCCTGGGGGAAGCACAACTGTGCTCACAATGAAGACGTTGGAGTCACCTGCACTG AAACCTCTGGCCTGGACTCTATCTCAGACCCCTTCAGTTGGAGCTGGATCCCTGGCCTGGGTAGAGATCCGGATGCCTGGCTCCCTGGGGAGCTCGCCACCAAGCCACCTGCAAGGCTGACCCCCAGTGTTCCTGAGAAAACCACTACCAAGGCCCCAGGGAAAACACCCAAGAGTACTAAGAAGTGGGTGACCAAAAATGCAAGGAGACCAACCACTCAGCCCCCTGTGATCCCAACCACTAAAcactccagggtcctgggtacCCAGAGGCCCCCAGAACTGACCTCATGGCCCACTACAACCCTGACCACTGAGGCCTCCCGGAGAACAGTTTCTGAGTCTACTGCAAAGCTGACCACTGAGGTCCCCCACAGGATAACCCCACATACTACTGCAACACGGACCCCCCGGACCCCCCGAGAGCAGACCTCTAAGACTGTGGCAACTTCAACCACTCGAGGACCCCAAGAAATGGCTTCTGAGGCTATGGTGAAGCGAATCCCTCTGGATTCCATGGATCCATCTACTGAGACTCCTGCACAAGGTTCTCCAGAGTCATCCAAAGACCTAGCTCCCTCCCCCACTGGGGGCACTGCTGGGGGATCAG GCCCATTCCGGGTGCGTCTGGCCGACGGGCCCAACCGGTGTGCTGGCCGGCTGGAAGTGTGGCATGCTGGGCGCTGGGGGACAGTGTGCGATGACAGCTGGGACCTGCGGGACAGTACCGTGGCCTGCTGGGAGCTGGGCTGTGGAAGGGTCCGGCCGCGAGTGGGCAAAACCCACTACGGCCCCGGGACTGGCCCCATCTGGCTGGATGACGTGGGCTGCAAGGGAATCGAGGCCTCGCTGAGTGACTGCCCGGCTGGGGCATGGGGCCAGCACAACTGTGACCACGAAGAAGACGTGGGGCTCACCTGCACTG GCTACGCAGATGAGGATGATTATCCCCCTTGGACCTGGGATCCCACCTCGGGAGAGGACCTGGCCAAGGGGACCACCACTGCAGGGGTACCTGGACACACACTCTCCTGGAGCTCCACCAAGAGCCCAGGGGCCCCCTCCCCAGCGACAAGGCGTCTTCCGGACACAG GTGATGAGGATAGTTATGAGCCTTCCCGGACGTGGGATATATCTTCAGGAGGGGCTCTGCCCAAAGGGACACCCACAGGAGGCATACCTGGACCCACTCTTACCACTGGCACCACTCGGAGCCCAGGCCATCCCTCTTCAACTCCAAAGATCTCTGGAGACACAG GTTCCCTGAGGAAACTGTGGAGACTGTGGCCAGAGCGTCGGCCACAGCGTCCCACAGCAGCCAGGACAGCGCCCCCTGCTCCTTCCTCAGCTCCCTCAGCCTCCCCAGAGCCCCCCGACCCACCGGTGACCTCCGACTCTGTACCAACGCTCATTCCCCAGGCAGCTTCAACACGGAAGGTGACCTCTGACCCTCCTGACACTTTGTCACCCAGACCAGACCTGGCCTCCCGGATGAACTCTGACCTTACCTCAATAACCCCTGGTCTCACTTTGTCCACCCCTGATGCCGCTGTGATTCCAGCACTGACACCAGATCTCTCACCCACCCCACTACCCACCTTGCCCAAAGAATCGACCTCTGGCCCCTCTGTGCCAGCAGTGGTGACCCACCTTTTTACTACCTCAGAACTGACTCCAGAATCTGACAAAACCCCAAACCTGGACACAGCTCCATACCCCAACACAGTTCCAGATCATTCCAGATCCCCAGACCCCTCCACAAGCCTCTACCCCACTGGCACCCTTCACTCTACCTTGAAATCTCACCCCTCCACCTCTCAATACACTACCATCCCTCACTCCACCAGGACCCCTCACTCTATTACACCCCCTCAACCCACCACAACCCCACAATTCACCATATTTCCTCAACCTACCATAACCCCACAACCCACATCTCCTCAACCCACCACAATCCCACAACCCACCACATCTCCTCAACCCACCACAACCTCACAACCCACCACATCTCCTCAACCCACCACAACCCCACAACCCACCACAACCCTTCAACCCACCACAACCCCTCAGTCCACCGCCGCTCAACTGGCCACAACACCTCACCCTCTCACAATCCCTTACCCTGCTACAACCCCTCATTCTATCACCTCTACTCACCCTGCCATGACGGCTGACCCTACCTCAACCCCTATGATCACTATCAAGTCCACTCTAACTTCCTTGGGAACAGAACTCTTCTCTCCCACTCCAGCACCAACAGTCAAGCCTAGCTTCCACCCCTGGTTGACCTCCACAGGGGCGCTTCACCTTTCTACATCCCAGATGTCAAGCCTGGCACCTTTTCTAACCTCAGAGTCCAGCCGCTCCAGGCCTTCTCCAGCTCTAAGCATGGACACACTGTCTACTGAGGACTTCAAACCACCAAGAAGACAGAGCCCCAGaccaaccccaccccccccccaaaccccacaCTCAGCCTCTGACCCTACAGTGACCTCTGACCTCCACCTATCTTCTATGGCCCACCCCTCGGATCAACCTCCTCCTGACGACCTCACCCCAAGGTCAAACCCTGGTCAGAGCCCAGACCCCCTTGGCCCATGTGTGGTTCCAACACCACCTTTAAGGGTCATGGCTTGTGAGCCACCTGCCCTGGTAGAGCTGGTGGCTGCTGTGAGGGACATGGGTGGCCAGCTGCAGAGGCTTACCCAGGTCCTGGAGCAGGAGCAGCAACAGCGCCAAGCCCTGGGACTGGGGCTGACCCAGCTGGTGGAGGCCACCCGGGGCCTAGGGCAACTGGGTGAGGTTGTAAAGAGACTGGCTGAGAGGGCCTGGCCCCCTAACACATTTgcaccaaccaccaccaccccagaagaggaagaaaggcctCTGAGGGGAGATGTGTGA
- the SSC5D gene encoding soluble scavenger receptor cysteine-rich domain-containing protein SSC5D isoform X7 — MRVLACLLVALMGIQAVERLRLADGPHGCAGRLEVWHGGRWGTVCDDGWDLRDAAVACRELGCGGALAAPGGAFFGEGAGPVWLSELACRGSEGQLELCPHRGWKAHICSHEEDAGVVCAGQRVANSRDGDDPPLILEGDPWPGLSGELSPSSEGPPVTHGPRPAGTPQNSSRKKSPRPLKQAKSTRAPLLTAGVPRQERLRLVSGPHGCSGRLEVWHGGRWGTVCDDGWDLRDAAVACRELGCGGALAAPGGARFGPGSGPVWMDDVGCGGGEQALRDCPRSPWGRSNCDHSEDAGLVCTGMPIGYIPPTAPAVDSNHSLPREAASRPPGPTGSQAPGTAGISPPPASPTAPREPGPEAGSPQLRLVAGPSRCSGRLEVWHSGRWGTVCDDSWDLQDSAVVCRELGCGRARQQDPAAGRFGWGAGPIWLDDVGCLGTEASLLDCPAAPWGKHNCAHNEDVGVTCTETSGLDSISDPFSWSWIPGLGRDPDAWLPGELATKPPARLTPSVPEKTTTKAPGKTPKSTKKWVTKNARRPTTQPPVIPTTKHSRVLGTQRPPELTSWPTTTLTTEASRRTVSESTAKLTTEVPHRITPHTTATRTPRTPREQTSKTVATSTTRGPQEMASEAMVKRIPLDSMDPSTETPAQGSPESSKDLAPSPTGGTAGGSAGPFRVRLADGPNRCAGRLEVWHAGRWGTVCDDSWDLRDSTVACWELGCGRVRPRVGKTHYGPGTGPIWLDDVGCKGIEASLSDCPAGAWGQHNCDHEEDVGLTCTGYADEDDYPPWTWDPTSGEDLAKGTTTAGVPGHTLSWSSTKSPGAPSPATRRLPDTGDEDSYEPSRTWDISSGGALPKGTPTGGIPGPTLTTGTTRSPGHPSSTPKISGDTGSLRKLWRLWPERRPQRPTAARTAPPAPSSAPSASPEPPDPPVTSDSVPTLIPQAASTRKVTSDPPDTLSPRPDLASRMNSDLTSITPGLTLSTPDAAVIPALTPDLSPTPLPTLPKESTSGPSVPAVVTHLFTTSELTPESDKTPNLDTAPYPNTVPDHSRSPDPSTSLYPTGTLHSTLKSHPSTSQYTTIPHSTRTPHSITPPQPTTTPQFTIFPQPTITPQPTSPQPTTIPQPTTSPQPTTTSQPTTSPQPTTTPQPTTTLQPTTTPQSTAAQLATTPHPLTIPYPATTPHSITSTHPAMTADPTSTPMITIKSTLTSLGTELFSPTPAPTVKPSFHPWLTSTGALHLSTSQMSSLAPFLTSESSRSRPSPALSMDTLSTEDFKPPRRQSPRPTPPPPQTPHSASDPTVTSDLHLSSMAHPSDQPPPDDLTPRSNPGQSPDPLGPCVVPTPPLRVMACEPPALVELVAAVRDMGGQLQRLTQVLEQEQQQRQALGLGLTQLVEATRGLGQLGEVVKRLAERAWPPNTFAPTTTTPEEEERPLRGDV, encoded by the exons ATGAGGGTCTTGGCCTGCCTCCTTG TGGCTCTGATGGGGATCCAGGCTGTGG AGCGGCTGCGTCTGGCCGATGGTCCCCATGGGTGTGCAGGCCGCCTGGAGGTGTGGCACGGCGGGCGCTGGGGGACAGTGTGCGATGACGGATGGGACCTGCGGGACGCTGCCGTGGCCTGCCGGGAGCTGGGCTGTGGGGGTGCACTGGCCGCCCCCGGAGGTGCCTTCTTTGGGGAGGGCGCGGGGCCCGTGTGGCTGAGCGAGCTGGCCTGCCGGGGCAGTGAGGGGCAGCTGGAGCTCTGCCCCCACCGGGGCTGGAAGGCCCACATTTGCTCCCATGAGGAGGATGCGGGCGTCGTCTGTGCAG GTCAGCGTGTGGCCAACTCAAGGGACGGGGACGACCCACCATTGATCCTGGAGGGGGACCCCTGGCCAGGGCTGTCTGGGGAGCTGAGCCCTAGCTCTGAGGGGCCTCCTGTGACCCATG GCCCCCGCCCAGCTGGGACCCCACAGAACAGCTCCAGGAAGAAGAGCCCACGGCCACTCAAGCAAGCCAAGTCCACCAGGGCCCCTCTGTTGACTGCTGGAGTCCCCCGACAGG AGCGGCTGCGCCTTGTCTCAGGCCCCCACGGGTGCTCCGGTCGCCTGGAGGTGTGGCACGGTGGGCGCTGGGGGACGGTGTGCGATGACGGATGGGACCTGAGGGACGCCGCTGTGGCCTGCCGGGAGCTGGGCTGTGGGGGCGCGCTGGCTGCCCCTGGAGGCGCCAGATTCGGCCCAGGCTCAGGGCCTGTGTGGATGGATGATGTGGGCTGTGGAGGCGGAGAGCAAGCTCTGCGGGACTGTCCCCGAAGCCCTTGGGGTCGGAGCAATTGTGACCACAGCGAGGATGCAGGGCTGGTCTGCACAG GTATGCCTATTGGATACATCCCTCCCACGGCCCCGGCAGTGGACAGCAACCACTCTTTGCCCAGGGAGGCAGCATCCCGGCCCCcaggccccacagggagccaggcCCCAGGAACCGCCGGCATCTCgcctcctcccgcctcccccactgcccctcgGGAGCCTGGACCAGAAGCTG GGTCCCCCCAACTTCGCCTGGTGGCAGGGCCCAGCAGGTGTTCAGGCCGGCTGGAGGTGTGGCATAGTGGGCGCTGGGGGACGGTGTGTGACGACAGCTGGGACCTACAGGACTCAGCTGTGGTCTGCCGGGAGCTGGGGTGTGGCAGAGCTCGGCAGCAGGACCCCGCAGCTGGTCGCTTTGGCTGGGGGGCTGGCCCCATCTGGCTGGACGACGTGGGGTGCCTGGGGACTGAGGCTTCACTCTTGGACTGCCCCGCTGCACCCTGGGGGAAGCACAACTGTGCTCACAATGAAGACGTTGGAGTCACCTGCACTG AAACCTCTGGCCTGGACTCTATCTCAGACCCCTTCAGTTGGAGCTGGATCCCTGGCCTGGGTAGAGATCCGGATGCCTGGCTCCCTGGGGAGCTCGCCACCAAGCCACCTGCAAGGCTGACCCCCAGTGTTCCTGAGAAAACCACTACCAAGGCCCCAGGGAAAACACCCAAGAGTACTAAGAAGTGGGTGACCAAAAATGCAAGGAGACCAACCACTCAGCCCCCTGTGATCCCAACCACTAAAcactccagggtcctgggtacCCAGAGGCCCCCAGAACTGACCTCATGGCCCACTACAACCCTGACCACTGAGGCCTCCCGGAGAACAGTTTCTGAGTCTACTGCAAAGCTGACCACTGAGGTCCCCCACAGGATAACCCCACATACTACTGCAACACGGACCCCCCGGACCCCCCGAGAGCAGACCTCTAAGACTGTGGCAACTTCAACCACTCGAGGACCCCAAGAAATGGCTTCTGAGGCTATGGTGAAGCGAATCCCTCTGGATTCCATGGATCCATCTACTGAGACTCCTGCACAAGGTTCTCCAGAGTCATCCAAAGACCTAGCTCCCTCCCCCACTGGGGGCACTGCTGGGGGATCAG CAGGCCCATTCCGGGTGCGTCTGGCCGACGGGCCCAACCGGTGTGCTGGCCGGCTGGAAGTGTGGCATGCTGGGCGCTGGGGGACAGTGTGCGATGACAGCTGGGACCTGCGGGACAGTACCGTGGCCTGCTGGGAGCTGGGCTGTGGAAGGGTCCGGCCGCGAGTGGGCAAAACCCACTACGGCCCCGGGACTGGCCCCATCTGGCTGGATGACGTGGGCTGCAAGGGAATCGAGGCCTCGCTGAGTGACTGCCCGGCTGGGGCATGGGGCCAGCACAACTGTGACCACGAAGAAGACGTGGGGCTCACCTGCACTG GCTACGCAGATGAGGATGATTATCCCCCTTGGACCTGGGATCCCACCTCGGGAGAGGACCTGGCCAAGGGGACCACCACTGCAGGGGTACCTGGACACACACTCTCCTGGAGCTCCACCAAGAGCCCAGGGGCCCCCTCCCCAGCGACAAGGCGTCTTCCGGACACAG GTGATGAGGATAGTTATGAGCCTTCCCGGACGTGGGATATATCTTCAGGAGGGGCTCTGCCCAAAGGGACACCCACAGGAGGCATACCTGGACCCACTCTTACCACTGGCACCACTCGGAGCCCAGGCCATCCCTCTTCAACTCCAAAGATCTCTGGAGACACAG GTTCCCTGAGGAAACTGTGGAGACTGTGGCCAGAGCGTCGGCCACAGCGTCCCACAGCAGCCAGGACAGCGCCCCCTGCTCCTTCCTCAGCTCCCTCAGCCTCCCCAGAGCCCCCCGACCCACCGGTGACCTCCGACTCTGTACCAACGCTCATTCCCCAGGCAGCTTCAACACGGAAGGTGACCTCTGACCCTCCTGACACTTTGTCACCCAGACCAGACCTGGCCTCCCGGATGAACTCTGACCTTACCTCAATAACCCCTGGTCTCACTTTGTCCACCCCTGATGCCGCTGTGATTCCAGCACTGACACCAGATCTCTCACCCACCCCACTACCCACCTTGCCCAAAGAATCGACCTCTGGCCCCTCTGTGCCAGCAGTGGTGACCCACCTTTTTACTACCTCAGAACTGACTCCAGAATCTGACAAAACCCCAAACCTGGACACAGCTCCATACCCCAACACAGTTCCAGATCATTCCAGATCCCCAGACCCCTCCACAAGCCTCTACCCCACTGGCACCCTTCACTCTACCTTGAAATCTCACCCCTCCACCTCTCAATACACTACCATCCCTCACTCCACCAGGACCCCTCACTCTATTACACCCCCTCAACCCACCACAACCCCACAATTCACCATATTTCCTCAACCTACCATAACCCCACAACCCACATCTCCTCAACCCACCACAATCCCACAACCCACCACATCTCCTCAACCCACCACAACCTCACAACCCACCACATCTCCTCAACCCACCACAACCCCACAACCCACCACAACCCTTCAACCCACCACAACCCCTCAGTCCACCGCCGCTCAACTGGCCACAACACCTCACCCTCTCACAATCCCTTACCCTGCTACAACCCCTCATTCTATCACCTCTACTCACCCTGCCATGACGGCTGACCCTACCTCAACCCCTATGATCACTATCAAGTCCACTCTAACTTCCTTGGGAACAGAACTCTTCTCTCCCACTCCAGCACCAACAGTCAAGCCTAGCTTCCACCCCTGGTTGACCTCCACAGGGGCGCTTCACCTTTCTACATCCCAGATGTCAAGCCTGGCACCTTTTCTAACCTCAGAGTCCAGCCGCTCCAGGCCTTCTCCAGCTCTAAGCATGGACACACTGTCTACTGAGGACTTCAAACCACCAAGAAGACAGAGCCCCAGaccaaccccaccccccccccaaaccccacaCTCAGCCTCTGACCCTACAGTGACCTCTGACCTCCACCTATCTTCTATGGCCCACCCCTCGGATCAACCTCCTCCTGACGACCTCACCCCAAGGTCAAACCCTGGTCAGAGCCCAGACCCCCTTGGCCCATGTGTGGTTCCAACACCACCTTTAAGGGTCATGGCTTGTGAGCCACCTGCCCTGGTAGAGCTGGTGGCTGCTGTGAGGGACATGGGTGGCCAGCTGCAGAGGCTTACCCAGGTCCTGGAGCAGGAGCAGCAACAGCGCCAAGCCCTGGGACTGGGGCTGACCCAGCTGGTGGAGGCCACCCGGGGCCTAGGGCAACTGGGTGAGGTTGTAAAGAGACTGGCTGAGAGGGCCTGGCCCCCTAACACATTTgcaccaaccaccaccaccccagaagaggaagaaaggcctCTGAGGGGAGATGTGTGA